A genomic stretch from Pieris brassicae chromosome 9, ilPieBrab1.1, whole genome shotgun sequence includes:
- the LOC123714486 gene encoding uncharacterized protein LOC123714486, whose translation MVLRRESKIILECHCEKSRKLLQVDMQESGRLESGQRALSPSTLHERLVGHALAVTDDLEGRSGVWGEHSYARERGAASHSRVRTLLLPRTPLAGQAAPLALVDAVSSPAARPAPPLDHLDDSDSNDDDATAAADWERIVLDAATTEARRRLAGAVVRLLTEMRLRRLAVDRSRWRRAESVRGAAARLRGALATATAGDSAWLHGALLAHLPRSQRTPYERVTGELRRVAPRLASRLGTDAPPPPAEPLNAAPPPLDAATPGPWLGWVSAGLERRDERWRRRLGALMHVRTLGSASARGGAPPERWCATRAHAVRSALVRFLQEAGSRPVMLGGFGAGAALAARLASARGVRGAVLLAPPLLTAEGPDEPPGEAPAAALLVAGGAAAATGRSAAAQMAAAGGSRRLLLVAGADDALRLPRRHRLRLGLPQQALDAAIAEECVRWIGEVCAEEEDERTEECAGVSVAAVVSPGGAGAAEGRVVSRVSGGTPLALRPPGGRRADFHAADIMRLPIVFADDLPDAAEPKEERLRVVAGATRTTRVIVTKRSALEGAPTVRRPRAADSQRRRP comes from the exons A tggTATTGCGAAGAGagagtaaaataatattggaaTGCCATTGTGAGAAGTCTAGAAAATTACTACAAGTGGACATGCAG GAAAGCGGAAGGTTAGAGAGCGGTCAGCGCGCTCTCAGTCCGTCGACGCTACACGAGCGGCTGGTCGGGCACGCGCTCGCCGTCACGGACGATCTG GAAGGAAGATCGGGTGTTTGGGGTGAACACTCTTATGCTCGCGAGCGCGGCGCCGCGTCCCACTCTCGCGTGCGCACGCTGCTGCTGCCCCGCACTCCTCTCGCCGGGCAGGCCGCACCCCTCGCCCTCGTCGACGCGGTTTCGTCACCGGCCGCGCGTCCCGCGCCACCCCTCGACCACCTCGACGACTCGGATTCGAACGACGACGACGCGACCGCCGCCGCCGATTGGGAGCGCATCGTCCTCGACGCGGCGACCACCGAGGCGCGGCGTCGTCTCGCCGGAGCGGTCGTCCGGCTGCTCACCGAGATGCGCCTCCGCCGCCTCGCGGTAGATCG GAGTAGATGGCGGCGCGCAGAATCCGTCAGAGGGGCGGCGGCTCGGCTCCGCGGCGCGCTCGCCACGGCGACGGCCGGCGACAGCGCGTGGCTACACGGCGCCTTGCTCGCGCACCTGCCGCGGTCGCAGAGGACGCCGTACGAGCGCGTGACGGGCGAACTGCGACGCGTCGCGCCCCGTCTCGCCTCCCGCCTCGGGACCGACGCGCCGCCGCCACCGGCCGAGCCGTTGAACGCAGCCCCGCCACCGCTCGACGCCGCGACGCCGGGGCCCTGGCTCGGTTGGGTGAGCGCGGGGCTCGAGCGGCGGGACGAGCGATGGCGCCGGCGGCTGGGCGCGCTGATGCACGTGCGGACTTTGGGCAGCGCGAGCGCCAGAGGCGGGGCGCCCCCGGAACGCTGGTGCGCGACGCGGGCACACGCCGTCCGCTCGGCTCTCGTTCGTTTCCTGCAGGAAGCCGG GTCCCGCCCGGTGATGTTGGGCGGATTCGGCGCGGGCGCGGCTCTAGCGGCGCGGTTGGCGAGCGCCCGCGGAGTGCGCGGGGCGGTGCTGCTGGCGCCGCCGTTGCTGACCGCGGAGGGGCCGGACGAGCCGCCGGGCGAGGCGCCGGCGGCCGCCTTGCTCGTGGCGGGAGGCGCGGCGGCGGCCACCGGGCGCAGCGCCGCCGCGCAGATGGCGGCCGCCGGTGGTTCTCGCCGTCTGCTCCTCGTCGCCGGCGCAGACGACGCGCTTCGTCTGCCGCGCCGTCACCGCCTGCGTCTCGGCCTGCCGCAGCAGGCGCTGGACGCCGCGATCGCA GAGGAGTGCGTTCGCTGGATCGGCGAGGTGTGCGCCGAGGAGGAGGACGAACGCACCGAAG AGTGCGCCGGAGTCTCCGTCGCCGCCGTCGTGTCGCC GGGGGGAGCCGGGGCGGCGGAGGGCCGCGTGGTGTCACGCGTGTCCGGCGGGACTCCGCTGGCGCTGCGGCCCCCGGGCGGCCGCCGCGCCGACTTTCACGCCGCCGACATCATGCGCCTACCCATCGTGTTCGCCGACGACTTGcccgacgccgccgagccgaAAGAGGAACGACTGCGAGTCGTGGCCGGCGCCACGAGGACGACGCGCGTCATCGTGACGAAGCGCTCCGCTCTCGAAGGCGCTCCGACAGTCCGGCGACCGCGCGCCGCCGACTCGCAACGCCGCCGGCCCTGA